The DNA window AAAGGTATGAACTTCATGCATACCAAACCGAGTCATCAACAGAATACATGAACAGTAATTTTGGTAATTTCCGGAGGTTTATCCGCGTTCGTTTAGGGTTGACTATCAGTCCTGCTGCTGAAAATTCGCGTTCTGCAGCAGCAGAGGAGCCTTGAATTGTGGCGTATTTCCTCATAAGATGATACAAATCCGGATATTTCATCTTCAATTTTTGTTCCCATTCCTTGAATGGATTTGCCTTTCGATCCGCAGTGTCTTTTGCAATATACTGTCGAAGCTGCAATGGGAAACCGCCAAGCTCCACTAATGATGAATTAGAACATTCAGTCTTTCTCTTTGTGTCAAGGTAGCCCCACAAGCTACTTCCAGTTTGTTTCTCCTGCTGCAACTGTTCCTGCAAATTATCGTCATTACGCTCTGACTTCTCTCTTTCCTTGGATGCGTTTGTCATTTCATGTGCCACATTTTTGAGAAGATTGGAGACCGCAGTCGCTTTTtcaaagtgcagttttttgaaTCGAGGGTCAAGAAATGTGCCCATGGACAAGATTCTACCATCTTCGACATCTCCAAACCTTATGAGCATTTCAACTTCAAGCTTTTCTTTTAGAGATATAACAGGAGGTAGCTTTAGTTTTACTTGCTCCAAGTGTCTCCTTAGGCACCACACGGTTGGAATGACCCGGCTGGCAGTGGCATAATACTTGCCTGATAGTTGAGTTAACGCCTCAGCGAACGGTCTCAGAAGTATGATCATCTCTTTGATAATGGCATGCTCATCTGGACCTACAATCCTTTCAAATTGATTGAATTGAATGAGAATGGAATTAACATCATCTAAAAGTTTGTCGTATCGCTCAACCATATCAAATTTACTATTCCATCTTGTGGGAACATCCTGAATTAACTTTAACACTTCTGATTCTAAAACGCCTCTTAAGATTTGACTATCTCTTAGCTTATCAGAGGCGTTCCCGTTGTGCCTCACATAGGTGACGTTGCCTTTTAATTTATCCACAATAATTTTAGTCTGTATGTTTTCATTGTTAGCTTGCTCTACAATGATATCCAGACGGTGGTCAAAACACAAAAGATGTTTCCTTCTTCCCAGTAAGTCACTGATTGCACGGCAGATATTTGCACCTCCATCGGTGGTGCACCCATTAATGCGATTCTTTTCGAGTTTCCACTCCTGAAGCATGCCTTCAATAATGTTATACAGATATTCTGCTGTATGACTTTCAGATATAGGCTCGCAGCCTAAACTTACAATTTTCATTCTCGGTTCAGACGGATCATAGTAATGCCCAGTGAGACAAATGTACGACTGAAGTGTATAATGTTCCGTCCATATATCTGTCGTCAAAGCCACATAATCCTGTTGATCTAAGATCTCCTGCATTCTTTTGCGAAGAGTATTATACTTTTTGTTCAACAGCTCCGCTAACTTCTTCCTTCCTGGTGGTCGATAGAGAGGCACTACCACACTCAGCAACTTCCTAAAGCCAGGGCACTCTACGTGCATAAATGGTAGCCGATCTTTTGCTGTCATATAGACAATACTATCAGTTATTTCAACCCATTTGGCATTGCccactgtaaaaatgaaaagagagtaaaaatatttttgttttaataagCAAAAAAGAACGATCATAATAAGCAGTATATATAATATACAGAAATTAAAAACCCAAAGTCAAAATTAGTTGCACTTACTCATAttaatctttttaatttttatgtatttgctttaagggaaaaaaggagagaaaaaaaatctgatatgCCTACAGAGgagaaacaagcaggaagctccaaccaatACCACCTACCCATACCTTTCAGCGCAAAAAGAGGTTAGGAATCCGTGGTTAAAACCAAAATACATGACATCTTATGGGAACTGTCGGGTTCTCCGTTGTTTATTTAGTAATAAGTTCGTGAAAATTAGGAAAACACACTTAAAGGAGTTGCAGGAATTTAAGTGAAGTTAttcgaaagattttttttttatcatttagtTTTTCTCTATTGAGTGCGCGAAGTTTTTTCCGAATTATAGTCACCCATTATGTGTTCACCCAATGGTTGATCCCTCgttcttgttcttttttaatctCGTAGTGAGTGACACGAAAAGTGGCAGCTGAGATGCTCTAGCTACAGTTTAAGGGTTGATTGGCCTGGTTGACAAACCCAGATCCTTTGAACAAGGCCAAGATATCTGCGCTTCATCCGGTAGACAACTTATTGAATCCAGACCTGCGTTTCCTTGCTGTGATGCAGAAACGTACATTCCTCCATTTGCTACAACCTTCTAAAGTTTTACATAAACTTTATATATGTATTATTTGTTCCTTTTCTGCAAACTCAGGGGGGTTAGTTGATCCCTTAAGGTTCATCTCTGCCTGGCCAAATTAATTCCTACTTCTAGATTTTTTCTGGATGAATCTAATCCTTGTAAGAGATTAATTTCAAAGTATACTTACCCACTTTTTAAATATGTTTAACCACTTAGTCATTCAGCCTTGACAGTTACATATTAGGTAACTAGTCCAGCCTCACATTcaatgaaaagttcaatttgtcTCTTTGACCTTCAGCAGGCAAGCTTTTAATGCTTGTCATGTACCACTATTTCTCATGCAAAGAAGATCAGTGATCGGCACTATTCTGAGAGGACCACCTCAGTAAGTCTTTCTTTAATTTAACTTCTAGTTAGGCCAAGGCAATGAATTCCAGTACCAATATTCTGA is part of the Bemisia tabaci chromosome 1, PGI_BMITA_v3 genome and encodes:
- the LOC109041058 gene encoding E3 SUMO-protein ligase ZBED1-like, whose protein sequence is MTAKDRLPFMHVECPGFRKLLSVVVPLYRPPGRKKLAELLNKKYNTLRKRMQEILDQQDYVALTTDIWTEHYTLQSYICLTGHYYDPSEPRMKIVSLGCEPISESHTAEYLYNIIEGMLQEWKLEKNRINGCTTDGGANICRAISDLLGRRKHLLCFDHRLDIIVEQANNENIQTKIIVDKLKGNVTYVRHNGNASDKLRDSQILRGVLESEVLKLIQDVPTRWNSKFDMVERYDKLLDDVNSILIQFNQFERIVGPDEHAIIKEMIILLRPFAEALTQLSGKYYATASRVIPTVWCLRRHLEQVKLKLPPVISLKEKLEVEMLIRFGDVEDGRILSMGTFLDPRFKKLHFEKATAVSNLLKNVAHEMTNASKEREKSERNDDNLQEQLQQEKQTGSSLWGYLDTKRKTECSNSSLVELGGFPLQLRQYIAKDTADRKANPFKEWEQKLKMKYPDLYHLMRKYATIQGSSAAAEREFSAAGLIVNPKRTRINLRKLPKLLFMYSVDDSVWYA